ctcggttcctattgaaggtcgagcggtaaatcccgctcggttaaaagttgaaggtcgagaggtaaaaccctctcgacaaatgtcgaaggccgagaggtaaattcctctcggttcctattgaaggtcgagcggtaaatcccgctcggttaaaagttgaaggtcgagaggtaaaaccctctcgacaaatgtcgaaggccgagaggtaaattcctctcggttcctattgaaggtcgagcggtaaatcccgctcggttaaaagttgaaggtcgagaggtaaaaccctctcgacaaatgtcgacggccgagaggtaaattcctctcggttcctattgaaggtcgagcggtaaatcccgctcggttaaaagttgaaggtcgagaggtaaaaccctctcgacaaatgtcgaaggccgagaggtaaattcctctcggttcctattgaaggtcgagcggtaaatcccgctcggttaaaagttgaaggtcgagaggtaaaaccctctcgacaaatgtcgaaggccgagaggtaaattcctctcggttcctattgaaggtcgagcggtaaatcccgctcggttaaaagttgaaggtcgagaggtaaaaccctctcgacaaatgtcgacggccgagaggtaaattcctctcggttcctattgaaggtcgagcggtaaaacgcTTTCAGTTACACCAacgcagcctccctcaaactcatcagtcctatagttaaccacggctaaagccgaccgcttaactcggacttggggggacggtatagtataaaatattaaccgaacggttacaaacaaccaaccggatattcaggtaatctgtttatattttattctgtttatattttattgggcttatatcaacAGCTTaagatccatgaggtaaattataaatacaaagccaaggccaaaggccaggtacgttccacttacgcattatttaCTCTACGTTATTCTccaatactcaatagtgataaacattcactaaacattcaaccaagagccgaggctcttcaaatcacacgcctaacttgggcgtcggagtaccttttgcaggtacatccaccccCGTCCCAAAGGATACCGATCGGCttgcgccaacaccgatcggccaacagCTGGAGTTTGGAGGCGAGCGAGCAGCCCAGACACATCAACAGGTTAGTTTCTCGGTCCCAAAACTTTCCACCGAAACAGTAagtttattactttaatttataaataaacaatcTTTTCACAGCATTACCTAATTATTAATCGAGATGTACAAAAAGTATGTATacttttataatgaatttaacCAGTATCCTTGTTGTTTGGATATGAAGACTTTTGAGATAAAATATTGttctcttttaaaatatttgcagaACATGGTACCAGCATTTTCCCAAAGTTGCCATGATGTGATTAGCGAGTGGAAGGGAATGTTGTCATCAGATGGAAAATGTGAGATTGATGTTTCGCCTTTCATTCAGAATTTGACTCGTGATGTAATTTCTAGAACGGCTTTCGGAAGCAGCTATGCAGAAGGAAAACAGATATTTCAGTTTCTCAGAATTCAGGGGCACCTTGTCATGACTGCAAAGTACTATAACACACCAATATTGCGGTAATACCACATTGATTCGTTGTAAAATGTGATTAgtaaattatgcatgttttagttttattgaAACTCAACTCACCATGAAGTTCTTCGAACCTTAGAGAATCACCCTAAAAGCTAGACATTGTAGACAGAGATTAAGCTCTCCATACACCAAATCACTGCTATAGTGATGATGacaaataattatgaattacatacagattttgATCTAAGGaatatttgatatatgtttCAAAAAATCTTTGAAATTCAAGAAATGAGGCATACCTGACTTATACAAGAACTAATAATGTTACTTCTGGGAAATTGACCTTTATTAATTCAACATGTTTCTAGGCATTTACCGACACCTACCAAAATGAAGATGAGAGCAGTtgataaagaaatgaaaaattcaattgggaatatcataaaaaaacgAGAGAAAGCCATGAAGAAGGGTGAATGCAACAATAAAGATTTATTAGGCATGCTTTTAGAATCAAATCAAATGGAAATCCAGGGAAATGGAAACCGTAAGAGTGTTGGAATGACTATTGAAGAAGTAATTGGTGAGTGCAAGTTATTCTACCTAGCAGGGCAAGACACGACTTCATCTTTGCTGGTTTGGACATTGATCATGTTAAGTAGGTATCCTGAATGGCAAAATCGAGCAAGGGAGGAAGTTCTTCATGTTTTTGGAAAACAAAATCCAAACATTGATGGGTTAAGTCAGCTCAAAACTGTATGTATCACACGATTtcatttattatctttattaaaaatgaatttcatgCTAACATGTGCCAAAATGTTTCTTCCGTAGATGACCATGATTCTGTATGAAGTTCTGAGGTTATTCCCTCCCACTGTTTTCCACAATCGCAGACTCCAGAAGGATATGAAACTTGGAAACCTGTCACTACCTGCAGGAGTAAATGTTTCCTTGCCAATTTTTTTACTTCACCAGGATGTTGATATATGGGGTAATGATGCAATGGAGTTCAAACCAGAAAGATTCTCTGAAGGGGTTGCAAAGGCAACAAAAGGCCAAGTTGTATTTTACCCATTTGGATGGGGTCCTAGAATTTGCATTGGCCAAAACTTTGCCTTGTTGGAAGCCAAGGTTGTGTTGTCAttgtttctgcagaatttctcATTCGAGCTTTCTCCTGTTTATGTGCATGCTCCTGCAGTTATGCTTAGTTTGCAACCAAAACACGGTGCGCCACTTATTTTGCAAAACCTATGATAATTGATCATATTCTGAACCAAAAAGGGTAATGGTTTTAGATCTACAAAATTGTCTCACTCGTATAAGACTATGCATATGTCACCTGGCTTAGTCTATCACTTTATTAGATTCCTTTCTGTAACAACAATCTCACCATGTTAGTGTATGTGAGTAGAAACTATGTTGTAATGCATGTGTTTGAATTCCGTCTCATGGTTTAGTCATGAAGGCTTATTGATTGATGTATAATTAAAAGTGTGTTGAATGTCAGATTTCATTGTatttacatgtttttggatataatttttaaaacagaaATATAAGTCTAATCGATTAAGGTTTTtacctaatcgattaaaaagcATCAGAATGTCATATCTTCTATATATGTGTAATCTAACctgtttttttacaaaataattgcATTCATTTGGTACACGAAGTTTGAGAACAAAAACACACCAAAAAAGTTGTCCAAAAATATTCTTGGAGAAAGCAAACAACCTCCTTGAAGAAATCTCAAGAATCTCCAAGGTTGGAAAAGAAGAACAAGATAAAGTAAAAGAGTTCAGTAAATGAAAGTTGGAAAATGAGGTGAGAATTAGTTACATTTGAACTGAAGCAAAAAGTACCTTAATCTCCTAGCTTAAGGTACTTTATATCTAGAAACACAAATTTCTTTCTTAGCCTAGCCACAATACAAGTcttgaaagtccttgtgatgctaGCTTGCATGTGAGTGTGTTTATTTTGGTTGAAACGAagggcaaagttgatttgtgtgacaGTGATGGTAGAGTAAAAGACATACATCTTTATACACTAATGAGCTTGagttaaaagtgaaaaaagatttcatgcattaaaaaaaacattttatcatgTCTATTGATCCCTCATAAAGCTTTTGCATTTATCTTGCACTAGTACAGTAAAAGAAAACGACAacgattattttcttttatccgCAGTGGCTctgcaaccgaggtatatacagaCGAGATAAAAAGtctatcactttttttttcgaTTGTGAACCAGGCCAGTAGAGGGAGGGGTCTTATCCCTTGGTTTGGAATTGAACCGAGGCGGTAAAAgggtttttttaatattttacgaAAGAATAAAGCGAGATATTAGTCTTTATTAATATATGCATCTGGTGGTCCCATTCACATTTTTGTATTGGCCTATGATTTAGGCTCGCCTAGCGGTGGCGTCCTTTACCTACATCTATGTGCCTTTCTCTTTGACTCCCAAAAGAAGATATCATGAAAATCCAAGATTGAGTGTCCTGGTTTTACCTTTTTCATTGCCATTATTTTATGTTTGcagttaaacattttttatttgcacAAAGTTTAGGGTTTTCTTATCAGTATGTGTAAACCAATTCATGGTTCTTGCTTATTTCTTCCAATACCCACGGAGGCGGAGGAATGCTACAAAAttagaatcaaaatcaaaatcaatccTTTTTTTATTTGCCTTTTCATATTAGAAGTACAAAACAATGTTAATAACTTTTATGTTGTATACAACAAATTTCACGAACTCTCTTGAACAAAAATCAATCTCACAACAATTTATTACCGAAATCTTTGTTATCAACAAATCTAAACACAGGAGCAGTACACACACATTGAAATAAGTTAAAATGAGTAGTGTGATATACCTGCAAGAGTCTCCGACATTTCTACCACATTGATGGAAAGACATGAAATCCTAAAGCTTCAAGCCATGCCTTTGAATCATTTGCACAAGTTCAACATAGCCTTCCTAGTTATACTTCAAGGGTTCTTCTCTTTCCACCAAACCCTACCAAGCATCCACCATCACTCCTTCAAGGGGAGCTATCCAGAACCCTTCATCTTTGAATTCAGAGTCCCTTTTGCTTCCAATTCCCTCTTTGGTGTCTTTACAACCCCGCTTTTTGAATCCATCTTCACCACTCACCACTTCAAATTCCAAAACCAATATATACAACCCCtatgatgttaaaataatttataagaaaaacacTGCCATAAAATTTTAACAGACCAAAAAAAGTTTCGAAATTTACATgtgtaataaaaattaaggaACAAAGAAGAGGTATCTACCAAAGCACAAACCTTGACAAAAGCCACCAAGAAAGGAGCGGCCAGTTGAAGCATCAAACGAAACAGAAAAATGAGATTAAGAATTACGTTGAATATGACCAAAAAATTGACCTTTTTTTATGGCCCCAAAAATAACACAGAAAAAAGTACCTTTGTTAAAGGAACCCAATCCAACTCTGAGATGCCAACAGGAACCCAATCCCAACAATCCATCGCTCAAACTTTGTTAAAGGAGCGATTTTGAAGGGTAAAGACACAAGAACAAAACAAACCGACAAAATAAATAACCCCAAAAATCAATTTCAGAAGGTCGTGAAAGCATGGATGAGAGCGCTGTCGGGGTTCGAACCACGATTCTGCCAACATTTAAGGGAGGAGGAGAAGAACTCGCCGCCGTAGCCATTGGGCTTGGCGATGACAGTAGACAAGTTGCCATCCGTGAGAAGAGGGTTAAAGGGACTGCCGACACGGTTGGGATCGTTGTTGCCGGACTCGTTGGCGAAGGTACGCCCCTCGGAGGTCTCGTCGATGGAGTGGGACTTGAGGACGAGGTCGCACTCGGAGCAGACGACACGAGAAGAAGGCACATGTGAGATGGGAGAGGAAAACGCTTTTGTgcgagaagaagaagaagaatagtgTGCTAAGGTAATATCAAGGGATATTGACTCGGTTTTCTGCTTAACCGATTTCTAAATGTtcgaaaaaattttaaaaattagaatttacaTGGTTTTATGCCTCAGTTATGAAGCAACCGAAATAATAGACGATTTTTTGTCTCGGTTTTCcttgaaccgaggcctatacgtttattgaaattacaaaaatgccaccgcattTTCTTATGCTTCGGTTTTCTGGAAACCAAAACATATTAGTCGCGTTAAAATCCTCGTTTTGCACTAGTGTTGTAATCTTTCTCCTATgggcaccatagttgaagcttgatttgCCAAAGCCTCACTATCTCTTGATTGGTCTTTCCATGATGAGAAAGCATGATTGATTTCTTTGCTTTGATTGAAGTTGTTTGCTTGAGTCACTAAACCATTGTAGTTGAGATATTTTGTCTAGGCTAAGtttaacttttacttttcatgaggacatgaaaaAGTTTAAGTGTGGGAAAGTTAGTAAGTATGATAATTAACTATTATTCACACTTACTAGAACCCTTTATTTGTCCTTATATCATGTGTTTTGTGTTGAATTCCATGAAAATGTGTAAGATTTGTATTTAGTCTTCATAAATAgatttaattatctatttttggtttattttgttGGAAATTGGAAGATTAGAGAAGAATAGAGAGTTGCTGCCAAAAGTTGCTAGCTCAGCCACAAGCACTGCTAGCCCAGCAAGTAGAGTAACTCTAGCCCAGCCAGAAAGTCTTGCGGCCTAGCTAGTAGAGCACCTCTAGCTTAACAAGAGGATTTTGTGGCCCAGCGAGCATATCACCTCTAGCCCAATGAGAAGTGTTTATGGCCCAGTGAGAATGCACTTTTTGGAGAGGGTTTTAAAGTGGCGAGAGTGGAAGAAAAAGGTAGTTTTTGGATGTGAAAACGCAGTTGAAGCTTAGGTACGCGATGTGGAGGCACATTTTTACTTCTAGAGCGCATGGAAGCTACTTGGGGCATGTGGAAACATCTTCTCCctctttgggtctccttcttctatCATCCacttttataatcttttagACTCTCTATAAAACCCGGataacataaaaatagtttttatttttattttttacattttttaatattaaatacttaattatAGTATAGAATTGGGTGATAAaagtatttatgaaaaattaattagtatttgttttattttaatttttggaaaTGAGTTGAAGAAAGGACTTGGGccttagtttttaaataaataaatagataaataaataaataataataaggaACATAAAGTAATATTGGATAGagatatttaaatgaaattaggATAAAACCTAGGGAAAGATAATTCCCTAAaagtgtgtgtgagagagaaaaaCCATCACTCTTTCCTTGCAAATCGTGAAGGGCCTTGTACCTTGGTGGAAGAGTAGAGCtcgagagagaagaaagaattgTGAAGACTTTGGCTTGGTGGCTGGTTCACTATTACTtatgaggtaaggggagttaacACTCTTGATTATAGATGTGTATGGTGTATTGTAGTATAGTCTGGGGTTTTGTTGAATCGTGGGGGAATTGGTAGTCACGCATGTAGCTTTGGGTTCTTCTTAGCCATGGAAATTATGTTGTACGTAATTTACTGCATTGATCTTGTATACATGTATTGGTATAGAGAAAAggtatgaattatttttagtgTGTGCTTGGTGTATAGTGCCGCGTGAGTGAAAGGGAAGGGAGAAAATGATTTCTACTTATCATTTTGTTGTAGTTGATTCATGGGTATATATATAGTatgtattttttcttattagtCATTAGTTTGATGATTGCTTTATTATTGTTTCGAGAATATTTATTACACAAGGGTTTGTTGCTTGATTGTGCAAggttaatattgttaattattttagacTTGGGTTTATGTTGTGATGCCCGGTGAAGCTCTTGGAAGTGTGGTGGAAGTAGCACTAGTACTTGCCCCGTGAAGCTCTCTGAGAATAGAGTGGTGGAGGTGTATACTTGTCCGGTGAAGCCCAAGAGGGTGGTGGAAAGCATATACTTGTCCGGGAAAGATCTAAGAGAGTGGTGTACTTGCCGGTGAAGCCTTCTAGAGATGATGGGAGATGTCATTATGTAATGGTGTGGAAAAGTGTACTAGCCCAGTGAAGCTCTTTAAGAGAGTGGTGAGAGGTGACACTCGACCTTATGTTGTATGTGAGTGACCCGATGATGATTCAATATATAGTGAATGGTTTCAAATAAATTGGGATATGAGTTGCTGAATGACAGAGGAAGTATGAGTGTGAATTGGTTACTTTGATGAAATCATTTTGTGGATATATGCTGGTGACTTGGAATTCTGATAGTGCGACGTGTTAATGATTTGATGTGTTGTCATGTAAAGAGGTGTATAGGAGTATGATGATATGTGATATTCAGAAATCTTATTATAAGTTGATGTTGAATACTTGTATATGTTATATGACATGTttttgttagctcacccttgcatgtttgtggttgtggtttccacctacgatgatcgtacttgtacgtgAGTAGATGTTGTTACAGATGTAGCTAAAGCAAATTTGAGTAGCGAGATACATGGGAGAACTATGGgattttaatttcaatgttAATAGTTTTGTAATGGAATTCTATGAACGTTTTTATAGTTGCATTTGATTTATGAAGTTTTCAAAATTCAGTTATAATAAATGAAAGTTTTATTTAAACTGTATCTTGAAATGATATCAGAGTTTAAGtattaaaaagttattgtaAACCCGTTGCATCTTAGAATTTAGGGTGTTAcactctccatggaaatggagaaccaaacccatcttgtttgGAGTAGATGTATCTATTGAACTCTCTTGTATCTTAtaaatgttttgattatatatatgcatcttcatctaaatattaattttttgtttctacTCTTATTGCTTGCGGGAATGGGAATGTTCCTAGCTCGATTTGCGGTTTCATTAGGTCTTATGAAAAATCTATTGAACCCTAGGCTTGAAACAAAAGATCTAGTGGAGACTTGTGTCAAGGGATGGAACATGACCCATTAGTTATCTAAAACCCTAGGTCCTAATGCGGGTTCGCTTGTTGAATGATCAAGGGATTGACGCTTAGTAAGAAAACCTAGGTTCTCTCATCTAAGGGACTGACATTAGTATTTGATGGAGATGAGATGATTCAGTGTGTGCAAGAGAGTGAAGTCGGTGAAATCTACCCCTAGCTTTGCCATTCCATACCATTTCCACCATTTCTCCACTCCTAAGTGCCTCCAATTACTAAAGTTCACCCTTCTTTGTAAATCtttatttacttaaatataGTTGTTAATTCGTAATTATTCTTTAGTCTAGATGAATTActaattatatgattatttaatattacacgagtctcttggacAAACAACACATGGTCTTACCATGGTTTTATTACTAAAACGATTTGGTATGCTTCCCAAAGAGCTAACAAGCATCCTACACCCTTTTGTCTACTGATTCTAAGcaaattttcattcttattttttagaATGGATAATTCTCTTCAGCAAACAGAGGTGATATGTTTATGGAGCCACTCACAAAAGGTTTGAGATATATTGGCCATCTAAgatctttttaatcaattaatgtcTCGATTAACCAGCTCTAGTGCCTATTGTTTAAAATAGTATCCTTATATCTCAATctaagagggggtgaattgggtTTTAAAACATCTTGttcaaattatttgaaaattttggttCTTTGAATCAATTCACAAAGGTTTATGATcaacaatataaaatacaaaaacaaaattaagatcACACATCAATTTTTATTCTGGTTCAACTCTTAAGTTGAGCCTACATCCAATTTCCTCCAACAAACTTAGCTAGAGGGAATCCATTATATTTCAATTGTCAAGAATACAAAGAATTCACTTAATTGTATCCTCACACACACTCCAATATTCAAAACTATAACCAAGAGAGGTTCAAACTCATACTCTCTTACGCCTTGCTTACACAACTAAGGTGACTAAGAAAATCTAAACAATAAGATGTAACCCGGATGCACCACCTATATGCAGATCTCACAagtcttttttctttcttgaaaccTTGGAGAATTTGAAGATTCTTCAAAGGGTTGAGTGATTTCTCCAAGAATGATTCTGGACAACTTCTTGATGTGTTCCTAAGCTCTTGTTTCACGTTTTTTCAAAACATTGCAAAGTACTTTCTACCTGAAACAAGTTAGATCACACAAATATATATGATATGAAATTCAGATGCATTTAATCAATTAGGTctatctttctattttaatcgattagattattatcttaatcgattaaaacatgCAATATAGCCTTATTTTTTGTATATGTGCTTTAACTGATTATGGTTATATCTTAAACGATTAATATGAGTAAATTTATGCAAATATAATCTTCTATCCAACTTGTACTCTACTGTACATAAATTGTGCATTCTAAGATCCTTCTTATATGATCCtaagtatattttattaatgttattacacaagaaagaacatttgACAtagttcataataaaaaatattttttactaaactAGGGAGAG
The Vigna angularis cultivar LongXiaoDou No.4 chromosome 5, ASM1680809v1, whole genome shotgun sequence genome window above contains:
- the LOC108322027 gene encoding LOW QUALITY PROTEIN: 11-oxo-beta-amyrin 30-oxidase (The sequence of the model RefSeq protein was modified relative to this genomic sequence to represent the inferred CDS: substituted 1 base at 1 genomic stop codon): MITLYHSPSDFVPIMELFSFTSSTAILCLVSVIVGVIPLWAVKMVYTLWLRPKRFEKLLRAQGLRGDPYSLLFTSNQNPAPQNNPQSQSFIVSDDVAPRLSLGPNNTVAKYGKHSFFWEGTTPKVIITDPNQIKEVFNNIHDFQKQKISGIAKFLVSGLINSEGDKWAQHRKIINPGRQNVSVESFGTEKLTCXCNMVPAFSQSCHDVISEWKGMLSSDGKCEIDVSPFIQNLTRDVISRTAFGSSYAEGKQIFQFLRIQGHLVMTAKYYNTPILRHLPTPTKMKMRAVDKEMKNSIGNIIKKREKAMKKGECNNKDLLGMLLESNQMEIQGNGNRKSVGMTIEEVIGECKLFYLAGQDTTSSLLVWTLIMLSRYPEWQNRAREEVLHVFGKQNPNIDGLSQLKTMTMILYEVLRLFPPTVFHNRRLQKDMKLGNLSLPAGVNVSLPIFLLHQDVDIWGNDAMEFKPERFSEGVAKATKGQVVFYPFGWGPRICIGQNFALLEAKVVLSLFLQNFSFELSPVYVHAPAVMLSLQPKHGAPLILQNL